One Dysidea avara chromosome 7, odDysAvar1.4, whole genome shotgun sequence genomic region harbors:
- the LOC136260025 gene encoding ATP-dependent DNA helicase Q1-like, with translation MDVRTLEKDLEDVTTQLTSIQDEIDHLLAQQESLQQRKTLILTQLEELARGEARRYNELQQDSDRLETGTFVWSSKVQQVLENSFKLSKFRPMQSSCINATLSKHDVILVMPTGGGKSLCYQLPAIIDEGFSLVISPLVSLMQDQMMSLNQLNIMCRTLNASSSKEDVKTVHSLMLTKPSTMKLLFVTPEKLAKSKQFMSKLQKAKDMKLISRIVIDEIHCTSQWGHDFRPDYKFLGILKRQFPAVPLLGLTATATDKVLDDIKKILGLKNCLVLKTSYNRQNLYYEVLPKSSSHKTQVEEVVSIIKGRFNNQSGIIYCLSCKDTEQLSDDLRANGIKSSCYHANLSPDARTCAHSQWLNNDIQVVVATVAFGMGIDKRDVRFVIHHTLSKSVENYYQESGRAGRDGLQAHCILMYRHVDVFKQSGMVFTEQTGLQNLYKMLRYCLEQSKCRRAFVAHHFGDHWSSSDCDNMCDICSNGQSTTDEDVTSYCKNVLTVLEGATASKERLTFLKLLELWKGKGCSPLTTSSCEQVIMSMIIEGVLKEDFHFTPYSTISYIVAGPRANAIKTGRMSLRIITSTNTSAAKPLNDVVGTSRSFEDVTPLPVNPTTTTKKRHKKQLFSERHKKGVLFDSSCEDSGLEDFKVTTSKRAKQNSVIIIDSD, from the exons ATGGATGTAAGAACGTTAGAGAAAGATTTAGAAGACGTAACGACACAACTGACTTCCATTCAAGATGAGATAGATCACTTACTGGCTCAACAAGAGTCACTTCAACAACGCAAGACTCTAATCTTGACCCAGCTGGAAGAGCTGGCACGTGGAGAGGCGCGCCGCTACAATGAATTACAACAAGACTCTGATAGACTAGAGACTGGCACGTTTGTATGGTCCAGTAAAGTACAACAAGTACTGGAGAACTCGTTCAAACTCAGTAAATTTCGTCCAATGCAATCATCCTGTATAAATGCTACCTTATCAAAACATGATGTCATCCTTGTGATGCCCACAGGAGGTGGCAAGAGCCTTTGCTACCAGTTACCTGCAATAATTGATGAGGGATTTTCCCTAGTGATATCCCCACTGGTCAGTCTAATGCAGGACCAAATGATGTCACTAAACCAGCTAAACATCATGTGTAGGACATTGAATGCTAGTAGCAGTAAGGAAGATGTGAAGACTGTCCACTCTTTAATGCTCACTAAACCATCCACAATGAAACTGTTGTTTGTTACTCCAGAGAAGTTAGCAAAGAGTAAACAGTTTATGTCCAAACTACAAAAGGCTAAAGACATGAAACTGATATCTCGTATTGTCATTGATGAAATCCACTGTACAAGCCAATGGGGACATGACTTCCGGCCAGATTACAAATTTCTTGGTATTCTCAAACGTCAGTTCCCAGCTGTGCCATTACTAGGGCTGACAGCTACTGCAACAGATAAGGTATTGGATGACATCAAGAAGATACTGGGGCTGAAGAACTGCCTGGTGTTGAAGACGTCGTATAACCGGCAAAACCTGTATTACGAGGTGCTGCCCAAGTCTTCATCGCACAAAACACAGGTAGAAGAGGTGGTGAGCATTATTAAGGGGAGATTTAACAACCAGTCAg GAATCATCTACTGTCTCTCATGTAAGGATACTGAACAGCTGTCTGATGACCTCAGGGCTAATGGCATCAAATCTTCCTGTTACCATGCCAACCTGTCACCAGATGCAAGAACATGTGCTCACTCACAATGGCTTAATAATGACATACAG GTTGTGGTGGCTACTGTAGCATTTGGTATGGGCATAGACAAGCGTGATGTTAGGTTTGTCATCCATCACACCCTCAGCAAGTCAGTGGAGAATTACTACCAGGAAAGTGGTAGGGCAGGTCGTGATGGACTACAGGCTCATTGCATACTCATGTACCGACATGTTGATGTGTTCAAACAAAGTGGTATGGTGTTCACAGAACAAACTGGACTACAAAACTTGTACAAGATGTTGAGGTATTGTTTGGAGCAATCAAAGTGCCGGAGAGCTTTTGTGGCACACCATTTTGGTGATCACTGGTCCTCCAGTGACTGTGACAATATGTGTGACATTTGCAGTAATGGACAGTCAACAACTGATGAGGACGTCACGTCATACTGCAAGAACGTACTAACTGTGCTTGAAGGTGCAACTGCCTCCAAAGAGAGACTAACTTTCCTGAAACTATTAGAGTTATGGAAGGGTAAGGGGTGTAGTCCCCTAACAACAAGCTCATGTGAGCAGGTGATAATGAGCATGATAATTGAGGGTGTGCTGAAAGAAGACTTTCATTTCACTCCCTACTCTACCATCAGTTATATTGTGGCTGGCCCCAGAGCTAATGCCATCAAGACTGGTAGAATGTCACTTCGTATCATCACCTCTACTAACACCTCAGCTGCTAAACCACTAAATGATGTTGTCGGCACTTCACGATCATTTGAAGATGTCACTCCATTGCCAGTTAAtcctactactactacaaagAAACGTCACAAGAAACAATTGTTTAGTGAACGGCACAAGAAGGGGGTATTGTTTGATAGCAGTTGTGAAGATTCTGGCCTTGAAGACTTCAAAGTGACTACTAGCAAAAGAGCAAAACAAAATTCAGTAATTATTATTGACTCAGACTGA
- the LOC136260031 gene encoding thioredoxin-like protein 4A, producing the protein MSYMLQHLNNGWQVDQAIMSEEERVVVIRFGHDWDPMCMQMDEILYRIAERIKNFAVVYVVDSTEVPDFNKMYELYDPCTTMFFYRNKHIMIDLGTGNNNKINWPLQDEQEMIDIVETVYRGARKGRGLVVSPKDYSTKYRY; encoded by the coding sequence ATGTCGTACATGTTGCAACATTTAAACAATGGCTGGCAAGTGGACCAGGCGATAATGTCAGAAGAAGAACGAGTGGTTGTGATACGTTTCGGTCACGACTGGGATCCGATGTGTATGCAGATGGACGAGATACTGTACCGTATAGCAGAGCGTATTAAAAACTTCGCGGTTGTCTACGTGGTGGATAGTACGGAGGTACCGGATTTTAACAAGATGTACGAGTTGTATGACCCGTGTACTACTATGTTCTTCTACCGTAATAAACACATTATGATTGACTTGGGGACTGGTAATAATAACAAGATTAACTGGCCACTACAGGATGAACAAGAAATGATAGACATTGTAGAGACTGTATACCGCGGGGCCAGGAAAGGTCGTGGACTTGTTGTGTCACCAAAAGACTACTCCACTAAATATCGTTATTAA